From a region of the Prosthecobacter debontii genome:
- a CDS encoding alpha/beta hydrolase-fold protein: MKYLSPLLGLLSLTVSLSAAEPEFPLTADSKSQPGVPQGSLIKDTYTARQASVFPGTQRDYQIYIPAGLDRDKSAAFMVFQDGVLYQAPVVFDNLIAKKDIPPLIGIFIRPGVVPAANDNALPRFNRSYEYDSVTAEYSRFLLDEFLPAIEQKHRLSLSTNPDQAAIAGNSSGGICAYMVAWHRPDRFHRVFTGVGTYVGIHGADQLPVLVRKIEPKPLRVFLQSGTNDNNLYCGDWWMANQMMERSLTWAGYEVNHAWGEGGHNQKHASQVFPDALRWLWKDWQTNLEVKANVKGESKWKGYEVVDMGAWQPLASPKGAQGHVLQSSVTGEISLTATANARTRLQGQTSLPQPALTDDWASSSTTLSPDQTLLYAKKPDSEYVYSFPVGGLLSQGQKFYQLDALQAGDTHSGGLCVDTEGRLYVATSLGIQVCDQAGRVNFIIPTPTEATDVCFGGKDLSELVIACRDTLYKRPTKVHGVVSGQQAPIKPKAPKL, from the coding sequence ATGAAATATTTGTCTCCCTTGCTCGGACTCCTCAGCCTCACCGTATCTCTATCTGCCGCCGAGCCCGAATTTCCCCTGACGGCGGATTCAAAATCCCAGCCGGGGGTGCCTCAGGGCAGCTTGATTAAGGACACCTACACCGCGCGACAGGCCAGCGTCTTCCCCGGCACCCAGCGCGACTATCAGATCTACATCCCCGCCGGACTGGATCGCGACAAGTCCGCCGCCTTCATGGTCTTTCAGGATGGCGTCCTCTATCAGGCTCCTGTCGTCTTTGACAATCTGATTGCCAAAAAAGACATCCCACCGCTCATTGGCATCTTCATCCGACCTGGGGTGGTTCCTGCGGCAAATGACAACGCCCTGCCTCGCTTCAATCGCAGCTATGAGTATGACAGCGTCACGGCCGAATACTCGCGCTTCCTCCTCGATGAATTTCTGCCCGCCATCGAGCAAAAACATCGTCTCTCTCTGAGTACGAATCCCGATCAAGCCGCCATCGCCGGAAACAGCAGCGGGGGCATCTGCGCCTACATGGTGGCCTGGCATCGTCCCGACCGCTTTCATCGTGTCTTCACGGGAGTCGGCACCTATGTCGGCATCCATGGAGCCGATCAACTCCCGGTGCTCGTCCGTAAGATCGAGCCGAAGCCCCTGCGTGTTTTCCTGCAAAGCGGCACCAACGACAACAACCTCTATTGCGGCGACTGGTGGATGGCCAATCAAATGATGGAACGCAGCCTCACCTGGGCAGGCTACGAGGTCAACCACGCCTGGGGCGAAGGCGGACATAACCAAAAGCATGCCAGCCAAGTCTTCCCCGATGCCCTCCGCTGGCTCTGGAAGGATTGGCAAACCAACCTCGAGGTAAAAGCTAACGTCAAAGGCGAATCCAAGTGGAAGGGATATGAGGTGGTGGACATGGGGGCATGGCAGCCCCTCGCCTCCCCCAAAGGTGCCCAGGGCCACGTTCTTCAGAGTTCCGTCACCGGAGAGATCAGCCTCACCGCAACCGCCAACGCCCGCACGCGGCTTCAAGGGCAGACCTCGCTACCTCAACCTGCCCTCACGGATGATTGGGCCTCCAGCAGCACCACCCTCTCGCCCGATCAAACCCTCCTCTACGCCAAAAAACCCGACTCCGAATACGTTTATAGTTTCCCAGTGGGTGGCCTGCTGAGTCAGGGGCAAAAGTTCTACCAGCTCGATGCCCTTCAAGCCGGCGACACTCACTCCGGTGGTCTCTGCGTCGATACCGAAGGTCGTCTCTACGTCGCCACCTCCCTCGGCATCCAGGTCTGTGATCAAGCCGGACGTGTCAACTTCATCATTCCCACCCCCACGGAAGCCACCGATGTCTGCTTTGGTGGCAAGGATCTCAGCGAACTCGTCATCGCCTGCAGGGATACCCTCTACAAGCGCCCAACGAAGGTTCACGGTGTGGTCAGCGGACAGCAGGCCCCGATCAAACCGAAAGCCCCAAAGCTGTAA